GACTTTCAGTTATACAAAATCATGTACACTTCACATGATGTAAACTTCATACCATGTATCATCTAAGTACATGATTACTGTACGATTAATAAAAATGCCTTCAAtctataataaaaacatatataatcaAGTGGTAGGCTGTAAATTAactatgaaaaatactatgcaCATTGTCTGTTCAACATTATAATCAGTCTAAAACcaatatacataaaataatagtaaatataaatatcacGTTTAATACCTAAACATTTAACTCCACTTGTACAAACGTCTATGAAACTAGGTGAAAACAATCTACTCACCAGTGACAATGAGCTTGGTTCCTTGTCCGAATACCACAGTGATTCAGTTTGTTTACTTGGTCGTACAAAAACCTCCTCACTCTCACTACTGAGAGGACAGGAACTGAAACATCCCATTCAGACTGATTCACTTTCTAACAACATCTCTGGATCTTCTAGGAATTCCCTCTCTGTGGAAACGTCATATATCATCACATTCAGCTGAGTCTTTTCCATGTGAATCCATGATTTAAAGCACAGTCCACATGATCCAATCTGGAcgtaataataatgatgttgATCATGATGATAATAATGGTATAAGGGGTCTCCTACCCTGCCCCTGGAGAGATACTGTCCTGGtggttttcactccaaccctaatttagcCCACTTGACTCTAATAATTAATTACTGAATGAGGCTGCATATACAtggggttggagtgaaaaccaCCAGGACAGTTTCTCTCTTGGAGAAGGGGATGATCCTGTTGTTCAGACAATGTATCCTCACAGCTTTCTGAGTCCCCACTGTGATCAATAATCCCTGATTCAGTTGAACTGCCTCTTATAATATTAATGTTTACTAGTCTATGCTTCAAAAAGCAGAAGTGTTACTCATGGAGGTTTTTGTCATGATGTATATCACTGTGATATGAACTCATTATCAGTATCATCATATGTCTGACAGTAATACACTGCTGAGTCTTCTGACTCCACCTGTTTAATGATCAACTGATAATCTAAATCTGATGTGGATTTAGAGTTGAACCGACTGGAGGAGAATCCTGTCCCATaggaaggagaactgacactGTATCTATATCTCAGAACATACTGAGTAACCCCACCAGGAACCTGTTTATACCAACGGACAGAGTTTCCATCATATCTGCCAATGTTACAGTCCATAGTGACCTCCTGTCCTGTGGTCTTGGTCTGGACAGAGGGCTTCTGGGTCAATACAATCGCACCATGAACACCTGATGACACACATCACATTATCAGAAGATAAACTAGAAACAATAACTTATTATACTTAAAACAGtaacattcaaaatatttataaatcaaACACTTATGCACAATGTACCAGTTAGGGCAGTGATGAGAGTGCAGAGTGTCCCCAGCATGTTGTCAGTGTGTGATGTGAAGAACCCTTACTGTCCAGATGAGAGATGAACAGGTTGgagtgtgaggagaggagagactgaaGGACCCACCTATAAGGAGACAGACAAGGAGGACCAGAGGGAGGGGCTTCTATAGGTAACCTATAAGGAGACAGATAGGGAGGGCCAGAGGGAGAGGACTGAAATAAAATAGCAAACTGaatataaatgttaattatAGCCAATATCATTTTACATGAAACAAGTATTTTGTTTCTTCTTAGTAATCTTATTTCAGGTGTGTAAATTCATCATCCTGTCACAACATGTCACAtcttaatatttataataacaatgtatacatttgtcATTGTGTGACCAAGTGTGACCAAAGCCTTCATTTCTACCTTGAAATAAAAGCTGCCTACTTGAAGTTTTAATCCTGTTATTTCATTGTGTCTGCCTGGGGGAAGTTGAAGGTAAGACAGGAATTAAACCATGAGGCTGTGAAATGCTTTAGTGAGGCTGagcattatttaatgttttaggtTGATTTGATTTAAACATGTTGGGGCGACACTGTAGTCAATTGTTGCAGATCACTGAGCCAGTATATACTGTAAACTGCTGGTTTTAATCCCTAAACCAATAAGGTAAATCAAATATGTTGTTCTGCCCATGagaacaacattcatcactgaATGACTGATGATGTAATATGTCTCTATTATAAAGCAGTTGGGTTGTGAACTAACAGtaaattactgaattacaatTGATTTATTATCTTTACAGTGAACTAGTTGGGTTGTGAACAGTATTTCACTAAATGACTGTTGATGTAATACAGTATGTCTCTACTGTAAACCAGGGGACGGACTATCATAATGGTTATATGATACATGGGGTTTTCTGTTAGGACACAACATCACAGTATGACTCATGGTTTAGGACCAGATGGTTTACAAGTTAATAACAACATTCTACTAAATGTATTGGAGGGTTCAGTAAAACACCAACATGGTCTGTTCTCATACTGAAGACACACTGGTTCAGGATGACTTGACATTCAGTTAGTGTCTATATTCAGAACATCTGAAAGCAGAAGTGAGTGTATTTGGTGAGGAGGTTTTTGTCATGGTGTTTATCACTGTGATACGTACTCTTTAGCAGAGCTGTCCCATGTATGACAGTAATACACTGCTGAGTCTGACTCCTCcacattattaataatcaaaCGGTAATCTGATGTAGACTGATGATTAGATGTGAATTTAGGAGAGGAGAAACCAGAACCATAGGTAGGAGCACTATAAGAGTGGtggaaatacaaaataaactgaGGAACTCCTCCTGGAACCTGTTTATACCAACGAGCAGCACTATTAGTAACTGTCCCCAGATTACAATCCATAGTGaccatctctcctttcctcactgTCACAACAGGAGGCTTCTGTGTCACCACAGTCACACCACTGACACCTGGGAAATAAGATGACATGTAGTAAAGAGAAACATACAGActcattataaataaaacatgaagtaAAACCTCCAGTAAGTCAGACTCCTTACATGTTAGAGCAGTGATGAGAGTGCAGAGTGTCCCCAGCATGTTGTCAGTGTGTGATGTGAACTACCCTTACTGTCCAGATGAGAGATGAACAGGTTGGAGTGTGAGGAGAAGAGAGACTGAAGGACCCACCTATaaggagacatggagggagggCCAAAGGGAGGGGCTTCTATAAGTAACCTTTAAGGAGACAGACTGGGAGGACCAGAGGGAGGGGCTTCTATAAGTAACCTTTAAGGAGACAGATAGGGAGGACCAGAGGGAGGGGCCTCTTGGTCTAACAGCTCCTGAAAAGATGGATCTGACAAATTAAGAATAATTATAGTTTTATAATATAAGAAAATATTATAGGAATACTATTTTCGCCAGTTTCTAATATTTGATTTCAATGTACTTAAGTGTCATAAAATGATTATATGTGACATCACAGTTGTTGGAGGTCAGACgttcaccgatcagccataacattatgaccactgacaggtgaagtgaataacactgataatctatataaatatatacaccaatcagccataacattatgaccactgacaggtgaagtgaataacactgacattctcatcatcatggcacctgtcagtggtttaTATATtcggcagcaagtgaacattctgtcctcagagttgatgtgttagaagcaggacaaatggCCAAGCATAAGGATAAGCATAAGGATAAGCATAAGGATAATCATAAGGATAAGCATAAGGATAAGCATAAGGATAATCTTAAGGATAAGCATAAGGATAATCATAAGGATAAGCATAAGCATAAGGATAATCATAAGGATAAGCATAAGGATAAGCATAAGCATAAGCATAAGGATAAGCATAAGCATAAGGATAAGCATAAGCATAAGCATAAGGATAAGCATAAGGATAAGCATAAGGATAAGCATAAggcaagggccaaattgtgacgactagacgactgggtcagagcatctccaaaactgcagcccttgtgggtgTTCCTGGTCGGCAGTGGTCAGTAGTACCcttcaaaagtggtccaaggaaagaaaagcagtgaaccagaACAAGGTCATAGGCAGCCAGGGCTCAGTGATGCCCGTGGGGAGTAAACGCTGGCCCGTGTGGttcaatccaacagacaagagactgtagctcaaattgctgaaaaagttaatcctggtactgatagaatggtgtcagaacacacagtgcctCGCAGTTTGTTGCACAGGGGCTGCTTAGCAGCAGACCAGTCAGTGTGCCCAtcctgacccctgtccactgccgaacgGGCCTACAATGGGCAAGTGAGCATCAAAACTGGACCACGAAGAATCAAGTTTCCTTtcacatcacatggatggccaggtgtgtgtgcattgctTACCTAGAGAACACATCGCAagaggatgcactatgggaagaaggcaagtcggcggaggcagtgtgatgctttgggcaatgttctgctgggaaaccttgggtcctgccattcatgtggatgttactttgacacgtaccacctccctaagcattgttgcagaccatatgcaccctttcatggcaactgtaTTACCTTGAGCAGGATAATACGCCCTGCTACAAAGCAAAAAGGGcggttttggcggcaaaaggaggacctacacaatattatgcagctggtcataatgttatggctgattgatgTATACAGATTATTTTACCAGTCCATTCCTCAGGAATTGGGTGAAACATTTAAAGAGGATgtattttgtatgattttgaaatagaCCATGCCATCTGATGTTTACAAACCCATCCCTGTTCAAGAATAAATGAAGTAACTCTTATTACTGGATATGTTGGTTGAGAATTTAGATATGAACTGAATTTGGTTTGGACTGATGCAGGAAATCctcatttgtttttatctgtATGTGTTCCTTGAATCCAACTAAATGGGGTGTCTCTTACCCCTCTTTCATTTGGGTAAGGTACTACTGATGGGAAATCGGAACCAATTATCCCAACATTCTAACTCTAATCACGATGgtccaatcaggtctgaaacaGCAGCAGCCTCCTGGACCTGTATTCATAAAACGTCTCAGAGTAGAGGAGTGCTGGGATCAGATGTTGCCTTTTTATGTCATAATGAATTGTATTATATAGACAGGGAGGACCTGATCCTGACAGGGCCAGATTATGGACCAGGGAGATGAGGCTACAAGGTACCCTGAACCCCTAATGGCCAGATGCCCCTGGGACAATCTACTGTCAATACAagatgtacaaccccatttccacaaaagttgggtcgctgtgtgaaatgcaaataaaaaccgaatgcaatgatgtgccaatcatttatccctataagttattgaaaatagttcaaagacaacatatcaaatattgtaaCTAAGttttgtccattttgaatttgatgccagcaaaaccttccaaaagcaagcaagcaagtaaatttatatagcacaattcatatatagaagcatttcaaggtgctttgcaaataaaaataaaaatatataaaatataatagaataaaaacatacactagaataaaatcatcaataaaacaatgaggactctaaccaccttaaataaaaatggggactctaaccaccttaaataACAATGGGGACTTTAACCACCTGAGGCAGACTCTAAACACCTTAATTAAATAACAAGAGggacaacatcataataagaaaacagaTAAGGAACTTGTATTGTATTGCCTAAACACGCCcccaaaatgttgggacaggagcatgtttaccactgtgttgcatcacttcaTTAGCAAtattctgtaagcatttggaaacagagaccaattgctgcagttttgaaactgaaatatattctcattcttgtttgatataggatttcagctgctcaacagttcggactcctttgtcttatttttcgTTTCacaatgcgccaaatgttttcaatgcaggcaggccagttttgccttcacagatgttcaagtcacctatgccatgtgcactaatgcacccccacaccatcccAGATGCTGGCTGTTGAACTGTTCGCTGTTAACAAGTTGGATAGTCCCTCTCCTCATTATTCCAGAGGacgtggcatccatgattcccaaaaattatttaaaatttagATTTGCcagaccacagaacagttttccactttgcctcaatccatcttaaatgaaattgggcccagagaaggcagcggatcttgtttatatatatggtttcttctttacatGCTAGAGttgtaacttgcatttgtggatgcagcaacttactgtgttcacagacaatggttttaggaagtgttcctgagcccatgcagtgatatccactacagaatcatgtctgtttttaatgcagtgccgcctgtgGGCCCGAAGGTCATGGCCATTCGATATTGGTTCCCAGCCTTGTCCCTTaagtacagagatttctccggattctctgaatctaaaattatattatgtttCGTAGATGATTTCACGTTGAGAACCTATtctaaaattgttgcactattttcacagtggtgagtggtgaacccctccccatctttacttctgaaagactcatcatCACTGGGATActtttttatacccagtcaccttactgacctgttgcccaTTAATCTTTTGTTGTGAGGTTTGTTCTGACACACAGCCACTTCATACAATGACCCTCACAAGACACAGTATGAAACACTCACCCGTGGGAGAGGCTAATTTAATTATTATACTAAATCCCACCTTCAGCTCTCTTTCTATGTTGGTGACCAGCCGTCAGCAGCCAGCTCCAGGACCATCTCCAGTACATGtgtgcctttaacatgttacaccATATGATGGCGTTATAACGTACATGtgtgcctttaacatgttacaccATATGGTGGCGTTATAACGTACATGtgtgcctttaacatgttacaccATGTGGTGGCATTATAACGTACATGtgtgcctttaacatgttacaccATATGGTGGCGTTATAACGTACATGTGTGCCTTTAACAAGTTACACCATATGGTGGCGTTATAACGTACATGtgtgcctttaacatgttacaaCATATGGTGGCGTTATAACGTACATGtgtgcctttaacatgttacaccATATGATGGCGTTATAACGTACATGtgtgcctttaacatgttacaaCATATGGTGGCGTTATAACGTACATGtgtgcctttaacatgttacaaCATATGGTGGCGTTATAACGTACATGTGTGCCTTCAACATGTTACACCATATGGTGGCATTATAACGTACATGtgtgcctttaacatgttacaccATACGGTGGCATTATAACGTACATGtgtgcctttaacatgttacaccATATGGTGGCGTTATAACGTACATGtgtgcctttaacatgttacaccATATGGTGGCGTTATAACGTACATGtgtgcctttaacatgttacaaCATATGGTGGCGTTATAACGTACATGTGTGCCTTTAACAAGTTACACCATATGGTGGCGTTATAACGTACATGtgtgcctttaacatgttacaaCATATGATGGCATTATAACGTACATGtgtgcctttaacatgttacaccATATGGTGGCATTATAACGTACATGTGTGCCTTTAACAAGTTACACCATATGGTGGCGTTATAACGTACATGtgtgcctttaacatgttacaccATATGGTGGCATTATAACGTACATGTGTGCCTTTAACAAGTTACACCATATGGTGGCGTTATAACGTACATGtgtgcctttaacatgttacaaCATATGGTGGCGTTATAACGTACATGTGTGCCTTACTGTCATTAACACTCAATCACAGGCTTAttctctcacccacactcacaaTACCTGGTCTGTATGATTCTCTATTGTAGGATTCTCTATTGTAGGTTTCTCTATTGTAGGTTTCTCTATTGTAGGATTCTCTACTGTAGGATTCTCTACTGTAGGATTCTCTATTGTAGGATTCTCTATTGGAGTTTAAGTTAATGTTCTTACTACActattaatgtgtatgtgtccttTATACCAAGGTTCTGAGGCTCAATAAATTCAGTGGTTGAAGTTGGGTTAATACTCCTTGACATGTTCTGTTTTGCTTCTTTCTGATTACAtttctggctacatttaaaatcaccTAATATAGACCTTAAGACATTCCAGTCTAATGCATGCTGTGGCAACGCAGAAACAAAGGCAAAGACAATGTTAAGCTTCATTTAACAAACCAAAAAGCTTTCAGCAATGTTTGATATAATGGGAAGTGATTTTACCTTGTTAGAAAAGGCCACTTTTTAGAAAGGCCACCAACAGGCCTGTGACAAGTGCTCCTCTTGCCCTGATATtctgagtctgtctgtgtgatggaGAAGCACTGTCAGCAGCATTCTTAAGTAAcgtgttttttgtatttgctgCTTTTCTTACATTTGTTGTTAAAATGGAGAGTTAGAGGAAAGGTGGTGTGGAGTAAGtaggagaaaaacaacaacggTCTCTTGAAAACGACTCAATTCTAAAGGATTTATCTGTCTTCCACAGCTGAAGTGGGAAAAACTACTCGTACAGCAAAAAATAGcctgggtgcttcacaaaacTGTTATCTTTGTTCTCATTACGGAAatcatcaaaacaaatattggcTAGAGTTGGACAGACAGTTTGTGGGAGACtcttctatggtctgatgacaaCAAAATCCATATCAGTAATGAAAACACTTCAGTATTGTTTAATGATTGATGTTCTCATCTCAGCTTCATGTTTGAAAAGGACAGTACAGTATAACATTGATAAATGAATGTCAAGCATATTTATGCTTTTTATAAATATCTACTATGTTATCATTCATTAAGGTTTGTTAATTCCACTTACAGAAGTTCTTTAGTAGGTGTGGTTTACTGTGGTTTACTTAGCggaaataaaacacataatTTACATGAAGCTATAAATAATAGGGGAGGGGGAAACAGGTGGGTTCTGGGGTGAAAAAGATCACATCTGTTACTCAGTATCAGAGTTAGAACATGTTCCTGTCTGATAACTACAGCTAGAAATGTGAAACCATTAGTTGGTCTTTGGATAGGAGTGAAACCAGTGGTGAACAGAGAGCTGAATGTATGTGGACGTTCACAGAACTGCAGTCTCTAGTCTTCTCTCTGATGTGACACTAAAAGGATTTAGAGTTGATAAACACATTGACATGACCAGTATAATATATGTAGTTTCAGGTTGAGTAACAGGTTTGATTCCATATTAGTGCAGAAATGTAAAGAGTCCTCTGGGACAGGTGGCTGGTTGCTCAGAGCCACAACCAAGGGCGTGGGGGGTTTAaagtgtcccccccccccaataatgttgttttgtggagtccttattttttttttattgacgcTCTGGAACTTGTCACGTCTCCGTCGCGACCGACTCCAACtttctcattcattctttcatgACGAGCAGTGTGTGTATGCTGTCTTAGTGAATTACTTTATCTGTaggttttgttttcacagttaGTACAACGTGTATAAACATGTATACATTGTCATAGCAatagaacaaacaaacatgatAAAATATTCACTTTCTTCAGGCTAAAGTTTTTTTGTGAGAAAGTGATAGTGAATGATTTGAAAGGAAGAACGACtgctaaaatgatttgcacaatctCTGTCTTAATCTTCCTCCTAGGGTCtgcaagtagctagctaagtaatgGACGAGCCACAACCAGTCAAAAATGGAGAGTAAGTAGCTACAGTTCTTGGTAAAAATCCCCACAGAACAGctggcaattttttttcttcagtttatgTTTGATATATCATCTAGATATAGCTAAAGTGTGTtcaatattttaagaatttggTTCCTGCTATGTATGATCATTGCAGGAAAAtgatagacatgaacaaacacggATCAGAAAGGTAGTctgagcgagggagagagaggccacaaaccaaAAGGAAAGATAGTAAGAAGTAGTAATTCAAGGGGGTCTATAGGAGCACATTGTAAAACCTAAAGCTGGACTAACAGGACTGAGATGTTATCAACATCATTGtagtattagtcattttaaaaatgcactctgcttacattatcatctatctgaGATTTTTTTCTAGCTGAAAAGTCCCAGCATGCAGAAAACTCACACAAGGTATAATTTACCAATGCTAGTTAAGACTATTGCATGTTCAGAAATCATTACTTTCTTAAAGTCAAACTGGAATTTTTACACTGAACGCTTGAGTCCTATCAACACCCACAAGGCATCGGTACAGAAAGCATATTGAGTAGACAACATCCTTTGGGGTAACAATAAATTTGCTACAACCTTTCCAGACATGAGTATTGCAAGCCAGCGTTGTGGAAACCATTATCGCCCCCAGTATTTTCAACCAGACTACGTTCCGTTTTCCTTGAAGCTAATGCTACGTTAGCGTAGCTTAGCATAGCTTTAGGTTGGATTGATGATTTCCCAGGCTGGGGAGAGCCTTGCAATGGATCCTCGTTGCGCAACAGGTCGAAGGTCGCATGGAAAGTTATTGGGATgagaatgttgtgttttttattgtaaaaatggGTTACTATActaaacaaatagcatttacaacattacagatgtacatcaaacagtggaattatgtaaaataaagatTTGAAGTAAAGGGACACTTGGAAACGGCTCTTGACACCAGTTACTAAACTTGCTGCCCAGATCTAGTACTTATGTCTAACAGTCCCCAATTTTTTCTcataatgttgaaatgtttaggtAACCACAGGATGTGGTACAGCTTCTTATATCAATATTTGAGTTTTAGCCTGTCCATGAAAAAAAACAGTGCAGCTGATTTTATCCCGAAGCCTAGACTACCATCCACCTCATTCAATAGTTTCATTTACATCATTAACCAGATAAATGTCTAATCCCTTGAACATTCTCTGTACTCaaatcagagagacagaagtAAGCAGAGTGAGCAATTTGGCCATGTTGAGATTGTTGTCAGATAAGCAGTAATAAAGTATTAactctttctgttttctttttagtCGGTTATCAT
This is a stretch of genomic DNA from Esox lucius isolate fEsoLuc1 chromosome 11, fEsoLuc1.pri, whole genome shotgun sequence. It encodes these proteins:
- the LOC105008697 gene encoding Ig heavy chain Mem5-like isoform X2 produces the protein MLGTLCTLITALTCVSGVTVVTQKPPVVTVRKGEMVTMDCNLGTVTNSAARWYKQVPGGVPQFILYFHHSYSAPTYGSGFSSPKFTSNHQSTSDYRLIINNVEESDSAVYYCHTWDSSAKEYVFGQGTKLIVTDSTLPPPVLTILPPSSDELKSSKVTLVCLASQMAMGYADVSWTVGGSPVTSNIVTSTAVPQDDKTFQLSSYLTIDTSEWNQDKEFSCKFTVGSKFTEKRIKKSECSNE
- the LOC105008697 gene encoding Ig heavy chain Mem5-like isoform X3, which codes for MLGTLCTLITALTGVHGAIVLTQKPSVQTKTTGQEVTMDCNIGRYDGNSVRWYKQVPGGVTQYVLRYRYSVSSPSYGTGFSSSRFNSKSTSDLDYQLIIKQVESEDSAVYYCQTYDDTDNEFVFGQGTKLIVTDSTLPPPVLTILPPSSDELKSSKVTLVCLASQMAMGYADVSWTVGGSPVTSNIVTSTAVPQDDKTFQLSSYLTIDTSEWNQDKEFSCKFTVGSKFTEKRIKKSECSNE